The following is a genomic window from Bacillus sp. V2I10.
TTAAGCCGCCGGCATTTGCTATTTTTGTTAACGAACCAGAATTAATGCATTTTTCATATGAACGATTCCTGCAAAACAGAATCCGTGATGCATTTGGTTTTGAAGGCACGCCAATTAAGATTTTCGCAAGAGCCAGAAAATAATAGGGGTGAATAGGGATGGAAAGAATTGCCGTTCTTGGTGCAGGCAGCTGGGGAACAGCGCTCAGTATTGTACTCGCAGATAATAATCACGAAGTAAGACTATGGGGGCATCGCGAAGAGCTGATTTTGCAAATTAATGAAACACACCGGAATCAAAAATATTTGCCTGATGTAGAGCTTTCAGATGCTATCAAAGGCTATACAGATTTAGCTGAAGCACTGAATTCAGTAAATATCGCGGTTTTGGCTGTTCCGACTAAAGCAATAAGAGAAGTTCTTCAGGATGTCATAAAAGTGATAGATCATAAATTGACGATTGTCCATGTAAGCAAAGGAATTGAGCCGGATTCCCTCCTGCGCATATCTGAAATTATTAAAGAGGAAGTGCCTGTTAACCTCCTTCAGGATGTAGTGGTTTTATCAGGGCCAAGCCATGCTGAAGAGGTGAGCTTAAGACAGCCGACAACGGTAACATCATCATCTGATAACCTTGAAGCAGCAGAGCTTATTCAGGATTTATTTATGAATCAGCATTTCAGAGTGTATACAAACCCTGATGTCATAGGGGTTGAGATTGGCGGAGCTCTGAAAAATATCATTGCACTTGCAGCAGGAATCACGGACGGTCTCGGTTACGGAGATAATGCCAAAGCTGCTCTTATTACGAGAGGCCTTGCGGAAATAGCGCGCCTTGGCAGTATAATGGGCGGAAATCCGTTAACGTTTTCGGGACTCACAGGTATAGGAGACTTAATAGTTACTTGTACAAGCGTTCACTCAAGAAACTGGAGAGCCGGCAATTTGCTTGGAAAAGGCCAAAAGCTTGAGGATGTTCTCGAAAACATGGGCATGGTCGTAGAAGGCGTCAGAACGACTAAGGCAGCCTATCAGCTTGCCCAAAAATATGAAGTGAAAATGCCGATTACAGAAGCTCTGTATGATGTCTTATTCAACGATAAAGAAGTAAAAGATGCCGTTGATTCCCTCATGGCCAGAGTGAAAACACACGAAATGGAAGATCTTGTGAATATTAGTGAAAATCGCAGCTGACTCTTGTGGCACAAGGGCCGGGAAATGCATAGAATAGCTTGAGTTTGTGAAAGAATAACAATCTTACTCATGAAACGGACCACTAGGTGCAAATGCGTGAATCACACTATAGCATTGAATCACATACTTACGTTTCCTCTCTGCCCTTTAAAATGGCTTACTTTATCCATAAAAATAGGCATTAGAGGATGCAAATGCTCTGAAATTCGCATAAAATGCATCGTAGTAAATTATGAGTTGCTCTAATCAATGGGTTCCGATTAGTCCTAAGCAAAAAACATGGCTGAAGTAAAGCTGCCCCCTCTTTACTTCGGTTTTTTTTTGTTATGAAAAGGGATAAGCCATTGTGTTTCTTGGAAGTGTGGCATACATAGAGAAGCAGAGTGAACGGCTAAGTTGCTGATCCATCTTTTTACGGTGATCAGCTCTTGATATAACCCGAACTCGGCTAGTAAATCAGGATATCAGCTAAATATTGCCCAGTGCGGCTTAATAAGCTGCAAAACGGCAATATCAAAAAACTGTAAAGCTATAATAAATGCAAAATCGACTAAATAAAATCGGAAAACGGCTAAATAAAATGAGATTTTGGCTAATAAATAGGCGAATTTGGCTAAATTATCATTTCCGGCTGTACCAGATTCGGAGTTTTAGCACAGAAATGATAAACCCGGACTTTCCAGTCTGCTCCTTATCTG
Proteins encoded in this region:
- a CDS encoding NAD(P)H-dependent glycerol-3-phosphate dehydrogenase, with translation MERIAVLGAGSWGTALSIVLADNNHEVRLWGHREELILQINETHRNQKYLPDVELSDAIKGYTDLAEALNSVNIAVLAVPTKAIREVLQDVIKVIDHKLTIVHVSKGIEPDSLLRISEIIKEEVPVNLLQDVVVLSGPSHAEEVSLRQPTTVTSSSDNLEAAELIQDLFMNQHFRVYTNPDVIGVEIGGALKNIIALAAGITDGLGYGDNAKAALITRGLAEIARLGSIMGGNPLTFSGLTGIGDLIVTCTSVHSRNWRAGNLLGKGQKLEDVLENMGMVVEGVRTTKAAYQLAQKYEVKMPITEALYDVLFNDKEVKDAVDSLMARVKTHEMEDLVNISENRS